One region of Zootoca vivipara chromosome 7, rZooViv1.1, whole genome shotgun sequence genomic DNA includes:
- the PPP1R15B gene encoding protein phosphatase 1 regulatory subunit 15B, which yields MEPSREREQAAPRFGARPTSLPPQPEADAPFSLLRLFSQLLQRIVPGQAAPLFWLQSEAHATGLPPLIAVQHQLRLVAASSSSTYVLGAADKGSLPGPLSAAWEELPEPRSALSKFPEILQQVHLRGSKAGLVAQEPDGGYHSLEVEEEQQRRDSWGRRDSLPADGREEEAQEHPGSGDACGRPGAGDPCGEEGLSEAQSDSDSDIEQDIPAVTRPACPNKLIDYILGGACSGEESDGEEGSGGEEDEDDDDDGFDSEGSLSESDAASQDGENIHLWNSFCSLDPYDPRNFTAAVRTAGNIPEEAPPVESEEVEDTSSWTESSWEEEEWEASSVDESENLKLWNSFCNAEDPYNPFNFKAKFQTAEKKGKSGLKGLSGTGLGPSQGSILLSCQVHLIDNRDTEVTENVKHGVLSREKCKKKKKVTFLEEVTEYYVNNEEDRKGPWEEFARDGCRFHKRIQETEAAIGYCLTMEHRQRIFNRLQEML from the exons ATGGAGCCGAGCAGGGAGCGGGAGCAGGCGGCCCCTCGCTTCGGCGCTCGCCCGACTTCCTTGCCGCCGCAACCGGAGGCCGACGCGCCGTTCTCGCTGCTGCGGCTTTTCTCGCAGCTCTTGCAGCGCATCGTGCCGGGCCAGGCTGCGCCGCTCTTCTGGCTCCAGTCCGAGGCCCACGCCACGGGGCTGCCGCCGCTGATCGCCGTCCAGCACCAGCTGCGCCTGGtcgccgcttcctcctcctccacctacgtgctcggcgctgcagacaaGGGCTCGCTGCCGGGCCCTCTGAGCGCTGCttgggaggagctgcccgagccCCGCTCCGCGCTCTCCAAGTTCCCCGAGATCCTCCAGCAGGTGCATCTGCGCGGGAGCAAGGCCGGGCTCGTCGCGCAGGAACCCGACGGCGGCTACCATAGCTTGGAGGTAGAAGAGGAGCAGCAGCGGCGGGACTCCTGGGGCCGGAGAGACTCGTTGCCTGCGGATGGCCGTGAGGAGGAAGCTCAGGAGCACCCAGGCTCCGGGGATGCCTGCGGGCGTCCTGGTGCAGGGGATCCGTGCGGGGAGGAGGGTCTTTCCGAGGCCCAGTCCGACTCGGACTCGGACATAGAGCAAGATATCCCTGCGGTGACTAGGCCTGCCTGTCCTAACAAACTGATCGATTACATCCTAGGGGGTGCTTGCAGCGGGGAGGAGAGCGATGGAGAGGAAGGCTCGGGTGGGGAAGAGGAtgaagacgacgacgacgacgggtTTGACAGCGAAGGCTCCCTTTCCGAATCCGATGCCGCCAGCCAGGATGGGGAAAACATTCACTTGTGGAACTCCTTTTGTAGCCTGGATCCTTACGATCCTCGGAATTTCACAGCAGCTGTTCGAACTGCTGGGAACATACCCGAGGAAGCGCCTCCTGTTGAGTCAGAGGAGGTGGAGGATACTTCCTCATGGACTGAAAGTTcctgggaggaagaagagtgggAGGCCAGCAGCGTGGATGAATCAGAAAACTTGAAATTGTGGAACTCTTTCTGTAACGCTGAGGATCCTTACAACCCTTTCAACTTCAAGGCAAAGTTTCAGACtgcagaaaagaaagggaaaagtggCTTGAAAGGGCTGTCAGGGACAGGCCTTGGACCCTCTCAAGGTAGCATCTTACTTAGCTGTCAGGTGCACCTGATCGATAACAGAGACACTGAGGTTACGGAAAATGTGAAGCATGGTGTCCTTTCTAGAGAAAagtgtaagaagaagaaaaag GTGACCTTCCTTGAAGAAGTTACTGAGTATTATGTGAACAATGAGGAAGATCGGAAAGGACCCTGGGAAGAATTTGCACGTGATGGGTGCCGGTTCCATAAACGAATTCAAGAAACTGAGGCTGCTATTGGATATTGCTTAACAATGGAGCACAGGCAGCGAATATTTAATAGACTCCAGGAAATGTTATGA